In Pseudomonas fluorescens, a genomic segment contains:
- a CDS encoding circularly permuted type 2 ATP-grasp protein: MPDLLDQYPLTAGTYHELLDDSGAVRAHWRRLLDHLQRSTPAQLAQRQALLTRQIQENGVTYNVYADPKGADRPWELDLLPHVLAADEWQHLSAGIAQRARLLNAVLADLYGPQRLIKEGLLPAELVFGHNNFLWPCQGIQPPDGAFLHLYAVDLARTPDGRWWVTADRTQAPSGAGYALENRTIVSRAFPDLYRDLQVQHLTGFFRTLQETLARQAPSDSQPPLIVLLTPGRFNESYFEHLYLARQLGYPLVEGGDLTVRDSTVFLKTLSGLRRVHAIMRRLDDDFCDPLELRTDSALGVPGLLDAVRQGNVLVANALGSGVLESPGLLGFLPKINEFLFGEELILPSIATWWCGEAPVLAEALEKLPELLIKPAFPSQSFAPVFGRDLDDEQRQALAERMRARPYAYVAQELAQLSQAPVWHTVDDHLQHRAIGMRVYAVASEDGYRVLPGGLTRVAAEADAEVVSMQRGGASKDTWVLGERAAGGEHWRAQRAIGAHDLVRRDPYLPSRVVENLFWFGRYCERCDDSARWLRIVLARYVDGDDPLALRAAVELGENLHLLPEEGELPERLQAALLGDDWPSSLRANLQRLQWAASQVRGKLSRENWQALVELQREALELESESPDFGELLDFLNRLVMSLAALSGFALDDMTRDEGWRFLMMGRRIERLQFLSSSLAAFLRGVAVFDQAGLEWLLELGNSSITYRSRYLAVPQLIPVLDLLLLDEQNPHAVLFQLKLVSRTLRRLNDDFGVPRETGLAPLVERLARFDLSCLENPLFGEPSVRAALDGLADLLQAVADESGQVSDRMALRHFAHVDDVSQQTVSV, translated from the coding sequence ATGCCCGATTTGCTCGACCAATACCCGCTGACTGCGGGCACTTATCACGAACTCCTGGATGACAGCGGCGCGGTGCGTGCCCATTGGCGGCGCCTGCTTGATCACCTGCAACGCAGTACGCCCGCGCAGTTGGCCCAGCGCCAGGCGCTGCTGACCCGGCAGATCCAGGAAAACGGCGTGACCTACAACGTCTACGCCGACCCCAAGGGTGCCGATCGCCCGTGGGAGCTGGACCTGCTGCCCCATGTACTGGCGGCTGATGAATGGCAGCACTTGTCGGCCGGTATCGCCCAGCGTGCACGCCTTCTCAATGCGGTGCTGGCCGATCTGTATGGCCCGCAACGCCTGATCAAGGAAGGCCTGCTGCCGGCCGAGCTGGTGTTCGGGCATAACAACTTCCTGTGGCCGTGCCAGGGCATCCAGCCGCCCGACGGTGCGTTCCTGCACCTGTATGCCGTGGACCTGGCGCGAACCCCGGATGGCCGCTGGTGGGTCACCGCCGACCGTACGCAGGCACCCTCGGGTGCCGGTTATGCGCTGGAAAACCGCACCATTGTGTCCCGCGCTTTCCCGGATCTGTACCGCGACTTGCAGGTGCAGCACCTCACGGGCTTCTTCCGTACGCTCCAGGAAACCCTGGCGCGCCAGGCGCCGAGTGACAGCCAGCCGCCGCTGATCGTGCTGCTCACCCCAGGCCGGTTCAACGAAAGCTATTTTGAACACTTGTACCTGGCGCGCCAGCTGGGCTATCCATTGGTGGAAGGCGGCGACCTCACGGTGCGCGACAGCACGGTGTTCCTCAAAACCCTCAGCGGCCTGCGCCGGGTACACGCGATCATGCGTCGTCTCGATGACGATTTCTGCGACCCGCTGGAGCTGCGCACCGACTCTGCCCTTGGCGTGCCCGGCCTGCTCGACGCCGTGCGTCAGGGCAATGTACTGGTGGCCAATGCCTTGGGCAGTGGTGTGCTGGAGTCGCCGGGTCTGCTTGGCTTCCTGCCGAAGATCAATGAATTTCTGTTCGGTGAAGAACTGATCCTGCCGTCCATCGCCACGTGGTGGTGCGGGGAGGCGCCCGTGCTGGCCGAAGCCTTGGAGAAGCTGCCCGAGCTGCTGATCAAGCCGGCGTTTCCATCGCAGAGTTTTGCCCCGGTCTTCGGTCGCGACCTGGACGACGAACAACGCCAGGCCCTGGCCGAACGCATGCGCGCGAGGCCTTATGCGTATGTCGCCCAGGAGCTGGCGCAATTGTCCCAGGCGCCGGTATGGCACACCGTGGATGACCACCTGCAACACCGCGCCATCGGCATGCGTGTGTATGCCGTCGCCAGCGAAGACGGCTACCGCGTGCTGCCGGGTGGCCTGACCCGCGTGGCTGCCGAGGCCGATGCCGAAGTGGTCTCGATGCAGCGCGGTGGCGCGAGCAAGGACACCTGGGTGCTCGGTGAGCGCGCTGCTGGTGGTGAACATTGGCGCGCCCAACGCGCCATTGGTGCCCATGACCTGGTTCGCCGCGATCCGTACCTGCCTTCGCGTGTGGTGGAAAACCTGTTCTGGTTCGGCCGCTATTGCGAGCGCTGCGATGACAGCGCGCGCTGGTTGCGTATCGTGTTGGCGCGCTATGTCGACGGCGACGATCCGCTGGCACTGCGGGCGGCGGTTGAGTTGGGTGAGAACCTGCACCTGCTGCCGGAGGAGGGCGAACTGCCCGAGCGTTTGCAGGCGGCCTTGCTCGGCGATGATTGGCCATCGAGCCTGCGCGCCAACCTGCAACGCTTGCAGTGGGCGGCGTCTCAGGTGCGCGGCAAGTTGTCCCGGGAAAACTGGCAGGCGCTGGTGGAGTTGCAGCGCGAAGCCCTGGAGCTGGAAAGCGAGAGCCCTGACTTTGGTGAGTTGCTGGATTTCCTCAACCGCCTGGTGATGTCCCTGGCGGCGCTGTCCGGGTTTGCCCTGGACGACATGACCCGCGACGAAGGTTGGCGTTTCTTGATGATGGGCCGGCGCATCGAGCGCCTGCAATTTCTCAGCAGCAGCTTGGCGGCGTTCCTGCGTGGCGTGGCGGTGTTCGATCAGGCGGGGCTGGAATGGTTGCTGGAACTGGGCAACAGCAGCATCACCTATCGCTCGCGCTACCTGGCGGTGCCGCAGCTGATCCCGGTGCTGGACTTGTTGCTGCTGGACGAGCAGAACCCCCATGCGGTGCTGTTCCAACTGAAACTGGTCAGCCGCACCTTGCGTCGCCTCAACGACGACTTCGGCGTACCCCGGGAAACCGGTCTGGCACCCTTGGTGGAGCGCCTCGCGCGGTTCGACCTGAGCTGCCTGGAGAACCCGCTGTTTGGCGAGCCCAGCGTGCGTGCCGCGCTGGATGGCCTGGCCGACCTGCTGCAAGCGGTGGCCGATGAGAGTGGGCAAGTGTCGGATCGCATGGCCTTGCGCCATTTTGCCCATGTAGATGATGTCAGCCAGCAAACGGTGTCGGTGTGA
- a CDS encoding DUF2126 domain-containing protein, protein MSIHVALHHVTHYRYDRAVELGPQIVRLRPAAHSRTRILSYALKVLPEQHFINWQQDPQGNYLARLVFPEKTDELRIEVDLVAEMAVFNPFDFFLEPYAEKIPFSYAADEQRELAPYLETLPLTPKFAAYLAGIDRTPLPAVDFLVGLNQRLAADIGYLIRMEPGVQTPEFTLENASGSCRDSAWLLVQLLRNLGLAARFVSGYLIQLTADVKALDGPSGTEVDFTDLHAWCEVYLPGAGWIGLDATSGLFAGEGHIPLACSPDPSSAAPISGLVEPCECEFTHEMSVERIWEAPRVTKPYTEEQWLAIQALGRQIDGDLLKDDVRLTMGGEPTFVSIDDPDGAEWNTAALGPDKRRLSAELFQRMRKHYAPKGLVHFGQGKWYPGEQLPRWSLNCYWRRDGVPIWHNSALIADEQQDYGADGALAGRFLASVAERLKLPARFVFPAYEDNFYYLWREGALPQNVTAQDPRLSDDLERERLRKVFSQGLDKVIGQVLPLARTAANDRWQSGRWYLRDNHCRLVPGDSPLGYRLPLASQPWVTAAEYPFVHPTDPNQDQPELPTSAQLQSHGEPAPSDERVPKIDESADWLTRTALCAEAREGRLYLFMPPLERVEDYLELVAAIEATAEELHCPVLLEGYEPPFDMRLSNFRVTPDPGVIEVNVQPSATWDELVERTEFLYEEARQTRLTTEKFMIDGRHTGTGGGNHFVLGGATPKDSPFLRRPDLLRSLISYWHNHPSLSYLFSGLFIGPTSQAPRVDEARNDALYELEIAFAQMPQPGEECPPWLVDRLLRNLLIDVTGNTHRAEFCIDKLYSPDGATGRLGLLELRAFEMPPHARMSLTQQLLLRALVARFWREPYAPPKLARWGTELHDRFLLPHFIEQDFADVIVELNAAGYPLRAEWFAAHLEFRFPKVGDYAVSGIELELRQALEPWHVLGEEGAAGGTVRYVDSSLERLQVKLTGLAPQRYLLTCNGIPVPLQATGRVGEFVAGVRYRAWQPANCLQPTIPVHAPLVFDLLDTWMQRSLGGCQYHVAHPGGRNYDSLPVNANEAESRRMARFFRLGHTPGKLPVPSVVINDEFPMTLDLRRHPNNND, encoded by the coding sequence GTGTCGATTCATGTCGCGTTGCACCATGTTACGCATTACCGCTACGACCGCGCGGTCGAACTCGGCCCACAGATCGTGCGTCTGCGCCCGGCTGCCCATAGCCGCACGCGGATTTTGTCCTACGCTCTCAAAGTGCTGCCCGAGCAGCATTTCATCAATTGGCAGCAGGACCCCCAGGGCAATTACCTGGCGCGCCTGGTGTTCCCGGAAAAAACCGATGAACTGCGCATCGAAGTCGACCTGGTCGCCGAGATGGCGGTGTTCAACCCGTTCGACTTTTTCCTTGAGCCCTACGCCGAAAAAATCCCCTTCAGCTACGCCGCCGATGAGCAGCGTGAGCTGGCGCCGTACCTGGAAACCTTGCCGCTGACGCCGAAGTTTGCCGCCTACTTGGCGGGTATCGACCGCACGCCGTTGCCGGCCGTTGATTTCCTGGTGGGCCTCAACCAGCGCCTGGCCGCCGACATCGGCTACCTGATCCGCATGGAACCAGGTGTGCAAACCCCGGAATTCACCCTGGAAAACGCTTCCGGCTCCTGCCGTGATTCGGCCTGGCTGCTGGTGCAACTGTTGCGCAACCTCGGTTTGGCGGCGCGGTTTGTGTCCGGTTATCTGATCCAGCTGACCGCCGACGTCAAAGCCCTCGACGGCCCCTCCGGCACCGAAGTCGACTTCACCGACCTGCACGCTTGGTGCGAAGTGTATTTGCCCGGTGCCGGCTGGATCGGCCTGGATGCCACCTCCGGGTTGTTCGCCGGTGAAGGGCATATCCCATTGGCCTGTAGTCCTGATCCATCGTCTGCTGCGCCGATCAGCGGGCTGGTGGAACCCTGCGAGTGCGAATTCACCCATGAAATGTCGGTGGAGCGCATCTGGGAAGCGCCACGGGTGACCAAGCCCTACACCGAAGAGCAATGGCTGGCGATCCAGGCCCTGGGCCGGCAGATCGATGGCGACCTGCTCAAGGATGATGTGCGCCTGACCATGGGCGGCGAGCCGACCTTCGTTTCCATCGACGATCCTGATGGCGCCGAGTGGAACACCGCGGCTCTCGGGCCGGACAAGCGTCGCTTGTCCGCCGAGCTGTTCCAGCGCATGCGCAAGCACTACGCACCCAAGGGGCTGGTGCACTTCGGCCAGGGCAAGTGGTACCCCGGCGAGCAATTGCCGCGCTGGTCGCTTAACTGCTATTGGCGCCGTGACGGCGTGCCCATCTGGCACAACAGCGCGCTGATTGCCGACGAACAACAGGACTACGGCGCCGATGGCGCATTGGCTGGGCGCTTCCTCGCCAGTGTCGCCGAACGCCTCAAGCTGCCGGCACGCTTTGTGTTCCCGGCCTATGAAGACAATTTCTACTACCTGTGGCGCGAAGGTGCGTTGCCGCAAAACGTCACCGCCCAGGACCCGCGCCTGAGCGACGACCTGGAGCGCGAACGCCTGCGCAAGGTGTTCAGCCAGGGCCTGGATAAAGTCATCGGCCAAGTGCTGCCGCTGGCGCGCACGGCGGCCAATGACCGCTGGCAGAGCGGGCGCTGGTACCTGCGCGATAACCATTGCCGCCTGGTGCCGGGGGATTCGCCGTTGGGCTATCGCCTGCCGTTGGCCTCGCAGCCGTGGGTGACGGCGGCGGAGTATCCGTTCGTGCACCCGACTGACCCGAACCAGGATCAGCCGGAGTTGCCGACCAGCGCCCAACTGCAAAGCCATGGCGAACCGGCGCCGAGCGACGAGCGCGTGCCGAAGATCGATGAGTCTGCCGACTGGCTGACCCGCACCGCTCTGTGCGCCGAAGCGCGGGAAGGGCGCCTGTACCTGTTCATGCCGCCATTGGAGCGGGTCGAGGACTACCTGGAGTTGGTCGCCGCCATTGAAGCCACCGCCGAAGAGCTGCATTGCCCGGTGTTGCTGGAAGGCTACGAGCCACCGTTCGATATGCGCCTGAGCAACTTCCGCGTCACGCCGGACCCGGGTGTGATTGAGGTCAACGTGCAGCCGTCCGCCACTTGGGACGAATTGGTGGAACGTACCGAATTCCTCTACGAGGAGGCGCGGCAAACCCGCCTGACCACCGAGAAGTTCATGATCGACGGCCGCCACACCGGCACCGGCGGTGGCAACCATTTTGTACTGGGCGGCGCGACGCCCAAGGATTCGCCGTTCCTGCGCCGGCCCGACCTGCTACGCAGCCTGATCAGCTACTGGCATAACCACCCCTCGCTGTCGTACCTGTTTTCCGGCCTGTTTATCGGTCCGACTTCCCAGGCACCGCGGGTGGATGAAGCGCGCAACGATGCGCTGTATGAGCTGGAAATCGCCTTCGCCCAAATGCCCCAGCCCGGTGAAGAATGCCCGCCGTGGTTGGTGGACCGCCTGCTGCGCAACCTGTTGATCGACGTGACGGGCAACACCCACCGCGCCGAATTCTGTATCGACAAGCTCTACTCGCCGGACGGTGCCACTGGCCGCCTGGGCCTGCTGGAATTGCGCGCCTTTGAAATGCCGCCCCACGCACGCATGAGCCTGACCCAGCAATTGCTGCTGCGGGCCTTGGTGGCGCGTTTCTGGCGTGAACCCTATGCGCCGCCGAAACTGGCGCGCTGGGGCACTGAGTTGCATGACCGTTTCCTGTTGCCGCACTTTATCGAGCAGGATTTTGCCGACGTAATCGTCGAGTTGAACGCCGCCGGTTACCCGTTGCGGGCCGAATGGTTCGCCGCACACCTGGAGTTCCGCTTCCCCAAGGTCGGCGATTACGCCGTCAGCGGGATCGAACTGGAACTGCGCCAGGCCTTGGAACCCTGGCATGTGCTGGGCGAAGAGGGCGCGGCGGGCGGCACGGTGCGTTATGTGGACTCGTCCCTTGAGCGCCTGCAGGTCAAACTGACCGGGCTGGCGCCGCAACGTTACCTGCTGACCTGCAATGGCATTCCGGTGCCGTTGCAAGCTACCGGACGGGTGGGTGAGTTTGTCGCCGGCGTGCGTTACCGCGCCTGGCAACCGGCCAACTGCCTGCAACCGACCATCCCGGTGCATGCGCCGTTGGTGTTCGACCTGCTCGACACCTGGATGCAGCGCTCGCTGGGCGGCTGCCAGTACCATGTCGCGCATCCGGGCGGGCGTAACTACGACAGCTTGCCGGTGAATGCCAATGAGGCGGAGAGCCGGCGCATGGCGCGGTTCTTCCGTCTCGGCCATACACCAGGAAAGCTCCCCGTGCCGAGTGTTGTGATCAATGACGAATTCCCGATGACCTTGGATCTGCGGCGTCACCCCAATAATAATGACTGA
- a CDS encoding LysR family transcriptional regulator, translating to MLNKRHLPSITALQCFEAATRHLSFTRAAEELNLTQSAVSKQVAQLEELLQHLLFRRVRRRLQMTPAGDLYLVEVRKILTQVEMSTHYLRSYGGETEVLRVSTPYTFGARWLVPRLKGWRLRHPQIHLDLCNEQAPDELLQGKADMAFYFGQGARPGTESLKLFSEELIPVCAPESLPAQPFTDPTQLSNLVLLQNASRPQGWHDWFADQGFHTEHSYHGPRFDTFYMCIRAAQVGCGVALLPRFLVEEELAEGKLVIPWQHAMPSQDAYYLAYPEHSAEVPKVREFVKWMMEQVI from the coding sequence GTGCTGAACAAAAGACATTTGCCCTCGATCACTGCCCTGCAGTGCTTCGAAGCCGCCACCCGCCACCTGAGCTTCACCCGCGCCGCCGAGGAGTTGAACCTCACGCAAAGCGCGGTGAGCAAACAGGTCGCGCAGCTGGAAGAATTACTGCAACACCTGTTGTTTCGCCGGGTACGCCGCCGCCTGCAGATGACCCCGGCGGGCGACCTGTATCTGGTGGAAGTGCGCAAGATCCTCACCCAGGTGGAGATGTCCACCCATTACCTGCGCTCCTATGGCGGCGAGACCGAAGTGTTGCGCGTGTCCACGCCCTACACGTTTGGCGCGCGCTGGCTGGTACCGCGCCTCAAGGGCTGGCGCCTGCGTCACCCACAGATTCACCTGGACCTGTGCAACGAACAGGCGCCGGATGAACTGCTGCAAGGCAAGGCCGACATGGCGTTCTACTTCGGCCAGGGCGCGCGCCCCGGCACGGAGAGCCTGAAGCTGTTCAGCGAAGAACTGATCCCGGTATGCGCCCCGGAGAGCCTGCCCGCGCAGCCGTTCACCGACCCCACGCAACTGAGCAACCTGGTGCTGCTGCAAAACGCCTCGCGGCCCCAAGGCTGGCATGACTGGTTTGCCGACCAGGGTTTCCACACCGAGCACAGCTACCATGGGCCGCGCTTCGATACCTTTTATATGTGCATTCGTGCGGCGCAGGTGGGGTGCGGCGTGGCGCTGCTGCCGCGGTTCCTGGTGGAGGAGGAACTGGCCGAGGGCAAGCTGGTGATCCCTTGGCAGCACGCGATGCCAAGCCAGGATGCGTATTACCTGGCCTACCCCGAGCATTCGGCAGAAGTGCCCAAGGTGCGCGAGTTTGTAAAGTGGATGATGGAGCAGGTTATTTAG
- the pncB gene encoding nicotinate phosphoribosyltransferase, which yields MSESVFADRIVQNLLDTDFYKLTMMQAVLHNYPNVEVEWEFRCRNSEDLRPYLAEIRYQIERLAELSLSPDQLGFLERISFMKPDFLRFLGLFRFNLRYVQTGIENGELFIRLRGPWLHVILFEVPMLAIVSEVRNRYRYQTVILEQAREQLYRKFDWLTANASSDELSELQVADFGTRRRFSYRVQEEVVSVLKHDFPGRFVGTSNVHLAREFDMKPLGTMAHEWIMAHQQLGPRLIDSQIAALDCWVREYRGLLGIALTDCITTDAFLSDFDLYFAKLFDGLRHDSGDPVQWAEKAIAHYHKLGIEPMSKTLVFSDSLSLPKALEIFRALRGRINVSFGIGTNLTCDIPGVEPMSIVLKMTACNGQPVAKISDEAGKTHCTDPNFVAYLRHVFKVPALSSKE from the coding sequence ATGAGCGAGAGTGTGTTTGCCGATCGCATCGTGCAGAACTTGCTCGACACCGACTTCTACAAGCTGACCATGATGCAGGCGGTGCTGCACAACTACCCCAATGTGGAAGTTGAATGGGAGTTTCGTTGCCGTAACAGCGAAGACCTGCGCCCGTACCTGGCGGAGATCCGCTACCAGATCGAGCGCCTCGCCGAGCTGAGCCTGAGCCCGGACCAACTGGGTTTCCTGGAACGCATCAGCTTTATGAAGCCGGATTTTTTGCGCTTCCTCGGGCTGTTTCGTTTCAACCTGCGTTATGTGCAGACCGGTATCGAGAACGGCGAGCTGTTTATCCGCCTGCGCGGGCCGTGGCTGCATGTGATCCTGTTTGAAGTGCCGATGCTGGCCATCGTCAGCGAAGTGCGCAACCGCTACCGTTACCAGACCGTGATCCTCGAACAGGCCCGCGAGCAGCTGTACCGCAAGTTCGACTGGTTGACCGCCAACGCCAGCAGCGATGAACTGTCCGAGCTGCAAGTGGCCGACTTCGGCACGCGCCGACGTTTCTCGTACCGCGTGCAGGAAGAAGTGGTCAGCGTGCTCAAGCACGACTTCCCCGGCCGTTTTGTCGGCACCAGCAACGTGCACCTGGCGCGCGAGTTCGATATGAAGCCGCTGGGCACCATGGCCCACGAATGGATCATGGCCCACCAGCAACTCGGCCCGCGCCTGATCGACAGCCAGATTGCCGCCCTCGACTGCTGGGTCCGCGAATACCGTGGCCTGCTGGGTATCGCGCTGACCGACTGCATCACCACTGACGCTTTTCTCAGCGATTTCGACTTGTACTTCGCCAAGCTGTTCGACGGCCTGCGCCACGACTCCGGCGACCCGGTGCAATGGGCAGAGAAAGCCATCGCCCACTACCACAAGCTGGGCATCGAGCCGATGAGCAAGACCCTGGTGTTTTCCGACAGCCTGTCGCTGCCCAAGGCCTTGGAGATATTCCGTGCGCTGCGGGGGCGCATTAATGTCAGCTTCGGTATCGGCACCAACCTGACCTGCGATATTCCAGGTGTGGAACCGATGAGCATCGTGCTTAAAATGACCGCGTGCAATGGCCAGCCCGTCGCGAAAATCTCCGATGAAGCGGGCAAGACCCACTGCACCGACCCGAATTTCGTCGCCTATTTGCGTCACGTTTTCAAAGTACCTGCCCTTTCCAGCAAGGAGTGA
- the nadE gene encoding ammonia-dependent NAD(+) synthetase, protein MQAVQREIAQQLKVQAPFKDQAALEAEVARRVAFIQDCLRNAGLKTLVLGISGGVDSLTAGLLAQRAMQELRSSTGDEAYRFIAVRLPYETQFDEIDAQAAVDFIEPDERHTVNIGPAVKSLANEVAAFEGKAAVSRDFVLGNTKARMRMVAQYTIAGAAGGLVIGTDHAAEAVMGFFTKFGDGACDLAPLSGLVKNQVRAIARHFGAPESLVEKVPTADLEDLSPGKPDEASHGVTYAEIDAFLHGEPVREEAFRIICDTYRKTEHKRVMPFAP, encoded by the coding sequence ATGCAAGCCGTACAGCGTGAGATTGCACAGCAGCTCAAGGTCCAAGCGCCGTTCAAAGACCAGGCCGCCCTTGAGGCCGAGGTCGCCCGACGCGTGGCCTTTATCCAGGACTGCCTGCGCAATGCCGGGCTCAAGACATTGGTGCTGGGCATCAGCGGTGGCGTCGACTCCCTGACCGCTGGCCTGTTGGCCCAGCGTGCGATGCAGGAACTGCGTTCCAGCACGGGTGACGAGGCCTACCGTTTTATCGCCGTGCGCCTGCCCTACGAAACCCAGTTCGATGAAATCGACGCCCAGGCGGCGGTGGACTTTATCGAACCGGACGAACGCCATACCGTGAACATCGGCCCGGCGGTGAAATCCCTGGCCAATGAAGTGGCGGCGTTTGAAGGCAAGGCGGCGGTGTCCCGCGATTTCGTGCTCGGCAACACCAAGGCGCGCATGCGCATGGTGGCGCAGTACACCATCGCCGGCGCGGCCGGTGGCCTGGTGATCGGCACCGACCATGCGGCGGAAGCGGTGATGGGCTTTTTCACCAAGTTCGGCGATGGCGCCTGCGACCTGGCACCGTTGAGCGGGCTGGTGAAAAACCAGGTACGCGCGATCGCACGGCACTTTGGGGCGCCGGAGTCGTTGGTGGAGAAGGTGCCGACGGCGGACCTGGAAGACCTGTCGCCAGGCAAGCCAGACGAAGCGTCACATGGCGTGACTTACGCCGAGATCGATGCGTTCCTGCACGGGGAGCCGGTGCGGGAAGAGGCGTTCAGGATTATCTGCGATACGTACCGCAAGACTGAGCACAAGCGGGTGATGCCGTTTGCGCCGTGA
- a CDS encoding transglutaminase family protein gives MSARYQIFHDTHYHYDSPVSLAQQLAHLWPRPCAWQRCSAQQLDISPEPTSRRDELDVFGNPITRLAFERPHDELLVNASLTVEVLARPVLDFQASPAWDQTRDSLTYSSQPLSGELIEACRYRFESPYVHLKKTFVEFSESCFPPGQPLLLGVQALMEKIFDEFTFDAEATQVATPLVEVLERRRGVCQDFAHLMLACLRSRGLAARYISGYLLTQPPPGQPRLIGADASHAWVSVYCPVSGWVDFDPTNNVQPALEHITLAWGRDFSDVSPLRGVILGGGSHDPEVRVTVMPLE, from the coding sequence ATGAGTGCGCGCTATCAGATTTTCCACGATACCCATTACCACTACGACAGCCCGGTGTCCCTGGCCCAGCAGCTGGCGCACCTGTGGCCCCGGCCCTGCGCCTGGCAGCGTTGCAGCGCGCAGCAGTTGGACATCAGCCCGGAGCCGACGTCGCGGCGCGATGAGTTGGACGTGTTCGGCAACCCGATCACCCGCCTGGCCTTCGAGCGCCCCCACGATGAATTGCTGGTGAACGCCTCGCTGACCGTCGAAGTGCTGGCGCGGCCGGTGCTGGATTTCCAGGCGTCGCCGGCCTGGGACCAGACCCGCGACAGCTTGACCTACAGCAGCCAGCCGCTGTCCGGGGAGTTGATTGAAGCCTGCCGCTATCGCTTCGAATCGCCCTACGTGCATTTGAAAAAAACCTTCGTCGAGTTTTCCGAAAGCTGCTTTCCGCCGGGCCAGCCATTGCTACTGGGCGTGCAGGCGCTGATGGAAAAGATCTTCGATGAATTCACTTTCGATGCCGAAGCGACCCAGGTCGCCACGCCGCTGGTGGAAGTGCTGGAGCGCCGACGCGGCGTGTGCCAGGACTTCGCCCACCTGATGCTCGCCTGCCTGCGTTCACGGGGCCTGGCGGCGCGCTACATCAGCGGCTACCTGCTGACCCAGCCGCCACCCGGCCAGCCACGGCTGATCGGCGCCGATGCGTCCCACGCGTGGGTTTCGGTGTATTGCCCGGTTTCGGGCTGGGTGGATTTTGACCCGACCAACAATGTGCAGCCGGCACTGGAGCACATCACCCTGGCCTGGGGCCGGGATTTTTCCGATGTGTCGCCGTTGCGGGGGGTGATTCTGGGGGGCGGGAGCCATGACCCGGAAGTGCGGGTGACGGTGATGCCGCTGGAATGA
- the azu gene encoding azurin produces MFAKLVAVSLLTLASGQLLAAECKVTVDSTDQMSYDTKEITIDKSCKTFTVELTHSGSLPKNVMGHNWVLTSAADMQPVATDGMAAGLDKNYLKEGDERIIAHTKVIGAGEKDSVSFDVSKLKAGTDYAFFCSFPGHISMMKGTVVVK; encoded by the coding sequence ATGTTTGCCAAACTCGTTGCTGTTTCCCTGCTGACTCTGGCCAGTGGCCAGTTGCTTGCTGCAGAGTGCAAGGTCACCGTCGACTCCACCGATCAGATGTCCTACGACACCAAGGAAATCACGATCGACAAGAGCTGCAAGACGTTCACCGTAGAGTTGACTCACTCCGGCAGCTTGCCGAAAAACGTCATGGGCCATAACTGGGTGCTGACCAGCGCCGCCGACATGCAGCCGGTCGCGACCGATGGCATGGCCGCCGGCCTCGACAAAAACTACCTGAAAGAAGGCGACGAACGCATCATCGCCCACACCAAAGTCATTGGTGCTGGCGAGAAAGATTCGGTGAGCTTCGATGTGTCCAAGCTGAAAGCGGGCACTGACTATGCGTTCTTCTGCTCGTTCCCAGGCCACATCTCGATGATGAAAGGCACTGTGGTCGTCAAGTAA